A window from Chitinophaga filiformis encodes these proteins:
- a CDS encoding fibronectin type III domain-containing protein, with protein sequence MKISIHHTFRIALLAGMLLCAGYFRSAAQQYPVKVQVQLLQPVSPQLANLYSGTQARLIVTLLNTDLQKPSLSVRLRLTIKGGNALLRNKDYGYYPSLQLDAGIPLRLSMDDLAPYFQLNNLDASGISPSQLLQNSRLPDGYYTFCVEVIEMNSGQLVSNSNLGCSPPAWISTSQPPLLNLPLKGGGVAFREPLNITFNWTPRHMSSANAAFQTEYEFTLSELWDTTIAPEAAFLNTPPLYQTTTAATTLLYGPAQPPLIPGKRYAWRVKAKAKVGIDEYDVFLNNGYSEIYWFVLQENCQPPQQVLATIEKNIVTVSWLPQPKMSEYIVEYREANKDDAAWFNVKTTDDHVAIYDAVPGRSYEYRVGGYCVAETKTMGDLHGFKMPAKDTALNKNCGLLPDIKLANQEPIKELKNGDQIMAGDFPVRLMTVSGAGTFQGTGYVMIPFLSDAKVKVKFNNITVNTSRQLLSGVIQTTFDSLETQVAKVDDVVQAVKDLGSVVIDLAHLTIDSDYLLVKELADEIRKLAEDELPQELKDRIVKAADNLEKAKKDYDEAKAAYDNAKTPEEKAAAKEKKDKAAQAFEDAKKEVDAVNKEKDAFVKSVTDLLVKAVKKLKADYNDSRRNKINEDYNASQKALNDLISETKSALLNGRPMPVDENKGKYSIVIAVDSVVVSKPGNDDFTKLSIAFKNAELQKNKVVVIDMFDQHITSKEYYAMVTQILRINGKNLVDYIIAERKDDVDDDEIVSNLKVQLEELITDLLNK encoded by the coding sequence ATGAAAATCAGCATACATCACACATTCCGTATAGCACTGCTGGCAGGCATGCTGCTGTGCGCCGGTTATTTCAGATCGGCGGCACAACAGTATCCTGTAAAGGTGCAGGTGCAGTTACTGCAACCGGTATCGCCGCAGCTGGCTAACCTCTACAGTGGTACACAGGCCAGGTTGATCGTCACCCTGCTGAATACTGACCTGCAAAAGCCCTCTTTATCTGTGCGCCTGCGCCTGACCATCAAAGGTGGGAATGCCCTGCTGCGCAATAAGGATTATGGCTATTACCCCAGCCTACAGCTGGACGCCGGTATTCCACTGCGATTGAGCATGGACGACCTGGCCCCTTATTTCCAGCTCAATAACCTGGATGCTTCGGGTATTTCGCCCTCGCAACTGTTGCAGAACAGCCGTTTGCCCGATGGGTACTATACCTTTTGTGTAGAGGTGATAGAGATGAACAGCGGTCAGCTGGTGAGCAACAGTAACCTGGGCTGTTCCCCGCCGGCGTGGATCAGCACCAGTCAGCCTCCCTTACTGAACCTGCCGCTCAAAGGCGGCGGCGTGGCATTCAGGGAACCGCTGAATATTACCTTCAACTGGACGCCCCGGCATATGAGCAGCGCCAATGCTGCTTTCCAGACCGAGTATGAGTTCACGCTGTCTGAGTTGTGGGATACCACCATTGCGCCGGAAGCGGCATTCCTGAACACACCGCCTTTATACCAGACAACAACGGCAGCAACAACCCTGTTGTACGGACCTGCACAGCCACCGCTCATCCCCGGTAAGCGCTATGCCTGGCGCGTAAAAGCGAAAGCCAAGGTGGGCATTGATGAATATGATGTATTCCTGAATAACGGGTACAGTGAGATCTACTGGTTCGTATTGCAGGAGAACTGCCAGCCGCCGCAACAGGTACTGGCTACGATAGAGAAGAACATCGTTACTGTGAGCTGGTTGCCACAGCCTAAAATGTCTGAATACATCGTAGAATATCGCGAAGCCAATAAGGACGATGCTGCCTGGTTCAATGTGAAAACAACTGACGACCATGTAGCTATCTATGACGCCGTACCCGGCAGAAGTTATGAATACCGCGTAGGTGGTTATTGTGTAGCTGAAACAAAAACAATGGGCGACCTGCATGGCTTTAAGATGCCGGCAAAAGATACAGCCCTGAACAAGAACTGCGGATTGCTGCCTGATATCAAACTGGCTAACCAGGAGCCTATCAAAGAGCTGAAGAACGGCGATCAGATCATGGCGGGCGATTTCCCCGTACGTCTCATGACCGTATCGGGCGCTGGTACATTCCAGGGAACGGGTTATGTGATGATCCCATTCCTGAGCGATGCAAAGGTGAAAGTGAAGTTTAACAATATTACTGTCAATACGAGCCGCCAGTTACTGAGCGGGGTGATACAGACCACCTTCGACAGCCTGGAAACACAGGTGGCGAAAGTGGATGATGTGGTGCAGGCGGTAAAAGATCTGGGCAGCGTGGTAATAGACCTGGCGCACCTGACAATAGATAGTGATTACCTGCTGGTAAAAGAACTGGCAGACGAGATCAGGAAACTGGCAGAAGATGAATTGCCGCAGGAGCTGAAAGACCGAATAGTCAAGGCGGCAGATAACCTGGAGAAGGCCAAGAAGGATTACGACGAAGCGAAAGCAGCGTACGATAATGCGAAGACACCGGAGGAGAAAGCAGCGGCGAAAGAGAAGAAAGACAAGGCGGCGCAGGCCTTTGAAGATGCGAAGAAAGAAGTGGATGCCGTGAACAAAGAGAAGGATGCCTTCGTGAAATCGGTTACTGATCTGCTGGTAAAAGCAGTGAAGAAATTGAAAGCTGATTATAATGACAGCAGGCGTAATAAGATCAATGAAGATTACAATGCCAGCCAGAAAGCATTGAATGACCTGATCAGCGAAACGAAGAGCGCATTGCTGAACGGCAGACCAATGCCTGTGGATGAAAATAAAGGCAAGTACTCTATTGTCATTGCAGTAGACAGCGTAGTGGTGTCAAAACCTGGAAATGATGACTTTACGAAGCTGAGTATTGCATTCAAGAATGCAGAACTGCAGAAGAATAAGGTGGTGGTCATAGATATGTTTGACCAGCATATCACCAGTAAGGAATACTACGCCATGGTAACCCAGATACTCAGGATCAACGGTAAGAATCTCGTTGACTACATCATTGCAGAAAGAAAAGATGATGTGGACGATGATGAAATTGTCAGCAATCTGAAAGTACAACTGGAAGAATTAATAACCGATCTGTTGAATAAATAA